One region of Erythrolamprus reginae isolate rEryReg1 chromosome 12, rEryReg1.hap1, whole genome shotgun sequence genomic DNA includes:
- the TSR1 gene encoding pre-rRNA-processing protein TSR1 homolog yields MAKQAAVHRAGSWKQQNKPHKAGKHRVSSARRQGGRVPVKTFTRQINRNWSKQDRRHRAWQLRRQHQEAVLEEKRNLGRKDGPPHLMVLVPLHAQINPQAALNLFQSNQDSLVFPAKGGPPGFALLCPRSKLRWRFVVADAGSLHAVLDLAKVADTLLFLLDAEEGWDAVGDHCLSCIFAQGLPSYGLGVQCVAEQPPKKQTDYRKKLTKVTEKRFPGAKLFPLATEQESALLLQHLGSQKQQHLAFRDRRAHLLADAAEFVPSADSPAVGTLKVSGYVRGRSLNVNSLVHIVGHGDFQMGQMDAPPDPFVLNPKCPGGQLAARKKQGDLSSAATTEMEEDVKVLSKADCAKQESLQAEVALDPMEGEQTWPSEEELKEAEECLKQSKKVAKRVPKGTSAYQAAWILDKDEWRDGSEEDEEEEEEGMEEAMSQDGSSSEEEAASEEEEEEDCEEEQAEEAMEGEEGDEAMLEKYQQERQEEMFPDEVDTPRDVSARVRFQKFRGLKSFRTSPWDPQENLPRDYARIFQFQDFSRTRKHVFRQLGKEEAEGAQVGWYVTLHLCNVPVSVVESFRQRQQPLVLFTLLPYEQKMSVLNLLLRRHPGCSEPVKSKEEVIVHCGFRRFRASPLYSQHTSADKHKLEKFFHADTAVVATIYAPITFPPASVLLFKQETDGVQNLLATGSLLSVNPNRLIVKRVVLSGHPFKIFSKQAVVRYMFFNREDVLWFKPVELRTKWGRRGHIKEPLGTHGHMKCQFDGQLKSQDTVLMTLYKRVFPRWTFDPYVPEPARWRGRIPPVREAEEEMDQLL; encoded by the exons ATGGCGAAGCAGGCGGCCGTCCACCGTGCGGGCTCCTGGAAGCAGCAGAACAAGCCGCACAAGGCCGGGAAGCACCGCGTGAGCAGCGCCCGGAGGCAGGGAG GTCGGGTCCCAGTCAAGACCTTCACTCGTCAGATAAACCGCAATTGGTCGAAACAGGACCGCAGGCACCGGGCTTGGCAGCTCCGCCGGCAacaccaggaggct GTGTTGGAAGAAAAGCGGAATTTGGGGCGCAAGGATGGCCCCCCACATCTGATGGTCCTGGTGCCACTGCATGCCCAGATCAATCCTCAAGCAGCCTTGAACCTTTTCCAGAGTAACCAGGATTCGCTTGTGTTTCCAGCAAAGGGGGGCCCACCTGGTTTTGCCCTGCTGTGTCCCCGCTCCAAGCTGCGCTGGCGTTTTGTGGTGGCTGATGCAG GAAGCCTTCATGCGGTTCTGGATCTTGCCAAAGTAGCCGATACTCTCCTGTTCCTGCTGGATGCTGAAGAGGGTTGGGATGCTGTGGGCGACCACTGCCTGTCCTGCATCTTTGCCCAGGGTCTCCCCAGCTATG GGCTTGGTGTCCAGTGTGTGGCTGAGCAGCCGCCAAAGAAGCAAACCGACTACCGGAAAAAGCTCACCAAGGTTACCGAGAAGCGGTTTCCCGGAGCCAAGCTTTTCCCTCTCGCCACGGAGCAGGAATCTGCGCTGCTCTTGCAGCACCTGGGCAGCCAGAAACAGCAGCACCTGGCGTTCCGAGACCGGCGGGCTCACCTGCTGGCTGATGCGGCCGAGTTTGTGCCCAGCGCCGACAGCCCCGCGGTGGGGACCTTGAAGGTGTCTGGCTACGTGAGGGGTCGGAGTTTGAACGTCAATTCCCTGGTGCACATTGTAGGGCACGGAGACTTCCAGATGGGTCAGATGGATGCTCCCCCAGACCCCTTTGTCCTGAACCCCAAGTGCCCAGGAGGACAGCTGGCAGCCAGGAAGAAACAG GGTGACCTTAGCAGCGCCGCCACCACCGAGATGGAGGAAGACGTGAAGGTGCTGAGCAAGGCCGATTGTGCCAAGCAGGAGTCTCTGCAGGCGGAAGTGGCCCTGGATCCCATGGAAGGGGAGCAGACCTGGCCCTCGGAGGAGGAGCTGAAGGAGGCCGAGG AATGTCTGAAGCAGAGCAAGAAGGTGGCCAAGAGGGTCCCAAAAGGGACCTCGGCCTATCAGGCTGCCTGGATCCTGGACAAGGACGAATGGAGAGATGGCagtgaggaggacgaggaggaagaggaagaggggatgGAAGAAGCCATGTCCCAG GATGGGAGCAGCAGTGAGGAGGAAGCTGCctccgaagaggaggaggaggaagactgcgAGGAGGAGCAGGCGGAGGAGGCAATGGAGGGAGAAGAAGGGGACGAAGCCATGCTGGAGAAGTACCAACAGGAGCGGCAAGAAGAGATGTTCCCAGACGAGGTGGACACCCCGCGGGATGTGTCAGCCAGGGTCCG GTTCCAGAAGTTCAGGGGACTCAAGAGCTTCCGGACGTCCCCCTGGGACCCCCAGGAGAACCTCCCCAGGGACTACGCTCGCATCTTCCAGTTCCAGGACTTTTCCCGGACAAGGAAACACGTCTTCCGGCAGTTGGGAAAGGAGGAAGCGGAGGGAGCTCAG GTCGGCTGGTACGTTACTCTTCACCTTTGCAATGTCCCGGTTTCGGTTGTGGAGAGTTTCCGGCAGAGGCAGCAGCCACTGGTGCTTTTCACGTTACTCCCCTATGAGCAGAAG ATGTCTGTGCTGAACCTTCTGCTGAGACGCCACCCAGGATGCAGCGAGCCAGTGAAGTCCAAAGAGGAAGTGATCGTCCATTGTGGATTCCGCCGCTTCCGGGCCTCCCCTCTCTACTCTCAGCACACCTCAG CCGATAAACACAAGCTGGAGAAGTTTTTCCATGCCGATACTGCCGTGGTGGCCACCATCTACGCCCCCATCACTTTCCCGCCTGCTTCGGTGCTGCTCTTCAAGCAGGAGACTGACG GAGTGCAGAATCTCTTAGCGACGGGCTCCCTGCTCAGCGTCAATCCCAACCGGTTAATCGTGAAACGAGTGGTGCTCAGTGGTCACCCCTTCAAGATTTTCAGCAAGCAGGCCGTTGTGCGCTACATGTTCTTCAACAGAG AGGACGTCTTGTGGTTCAAACCGGTGGAGCTCCGGACCAAGTGGGGCCGCCGCGGCCATATCAAGGAGCCTCTGG GAACCCATGGCCACATGAAGTGCCAGTTTGACGGGCAGCTGAAGTCCCAGGACACGGTGCTGATGACCCTGTACAAGCGGGTGTTTCCCAGGTGGACCTTCGATCCCTACGTGCCGGAGCCTGCGAGGTGGAGGGGCCGGATCCCCCCTGTGCGAGAGGCAGAGGAGGAAATGGACCAGCTGCTCTAG
- the ANXA4 gene encoding annexin A4, with translation MRGRPVSGRGWREAQRCPVTAPSRAGLALPEKEAERDRAASRAAARAGTICRADWLLENCRRFIAMAGNRGTIKGASHFDPEADAQSLRKAMKGLGTDEDAIIEILVNRSLSQRQEIKIAYKSAIGRDLISDLKSELSKNFENVIIGLMTPITLYDVEELKRAMKGAGTDEGCLIEILASRSNEELRRINDVYHRQYGTPLEKDIVSDTSSKFRRVLVSLSTGNRDESPYADQGLAQEDAKLLYEAGENKWGTSEDKFITILCSRSRTHLLKVFDEYKNIANKDITESIKSEMSGDLEDALLAIVKCMRNRPAYFAERLYKSMKGLGTDDDTLIRVMVSRCEIDMIDIKAEFKRTYGKSLYSFIKGDTSGDYRKVLLLLCGGDN, from the exons ATGCGGGGCCGTCCCGTCAGCGGGCGGGGGTGGAGGGAGGCCCAGCGCTGCCCCGTGACGGCTCCCTCGAGGGCGGGCCTGGCCCTCCCTGAAAAGGAAGCGGAGCGGGACCGGGCGGCTTCCAGGGCAGCGGCGAGAGCAG GGACCATCTGCAGGGCTGACTGGTTGCTAGAGAATTGCAGAAGGTTTATTGCCATG gcaggaaacagaGGAACCATCAAGGGAGCCTCCCACTTCGACCCCGAGGCCGATGCCCAGAGTCTCCGCAAAGCTATGAAAGGCTTGG GCACTGACGAAGATGCCATCATTGAGATTTTGGTCAACAGGAGCCTGTCCCAACGACAGGAGATTAAGATCGCCTACAAATCTGCCATTGGTCGG GATTTGATTAGTGACCTAAAGTCTGAGCTGAGTAAGAATTTTGAGAATGTTATTATTGGATTGATGACCCCTATCACCTTGTATGATGTGGAGGAGCTGAAAAGAGCAATGAAG GGGGCTGGGACGGACGAGGGCTGCCTGATAGAAATCCTGGCCTCTCGCAGCAACGAGGAGCTCCGGAGGATCAATGACGTCTACCACCGCC AGTACGGGACCCCCCTCGAGAAAGACATAGTTTCCGACACCTCCTCCAAGTTCCGGAGAGTCCTGGTCTCCTTGTCGACT GGCAACAGAGACGAGAGCCCTTACGCTGACCAGGGGCTGGCCCAAGAGGATGCCAAG TTGCTGTACGAAGCCGGGGAGAACAAGTGGGGCACCAGTGAGGACAAGTTCATCACCATCCTGTGCTCCCGAAGCAGGACCCACCTGCTCAAGG tatttGATGAATATAAGAACATTGCTAACAAAGATATTACGGAGAGTATTAAATCCGAGATGTCTGGGGACCTGGAAGACGCCTTGCTGGCAATAG tGAAGTGCATGAGAAATAGACCTGCCTACTTTGCTGAACGGCTATACAAGTCTATGAAG GGCTTGGGCACCGATGACGACACCCTGATCCGCGTGATGGTCTCTCGCTGCGAGATTGATATGATTGATATTAAGGCAGAGTTCAAGCGCACGTACGGGAAGTCTCTCTACTCTTTCATTAAG GGAGACACCTCAGGGGACTACCGGAAAGTCCTGCTCCTTCTCTGCGGTGGGGACAACTAA